GGCCAACAGCACGGAGCTAGACGACCGTGCGGCCGTCACCACGGTCCGCAAGCCACCCCAAGCGCATCGAGAAGGGGACACGAAGCCCTCTGGCCCGTACAATTTTGCTAGTCGCCGAACGGACCATtgcgacagcgacgacgagtgCGACGAGCACGACCGCGCAgaggacgacgccctcgtgcTGGAGGACCCTGTCGCCGGCATGTCAAGCTGGGCCGGCCAGCCCTCCATCAGGGGGAGCTCCGAGGCCATGCGGATGGTTCTTTTAACGTTCAACACCCTTGGTATCACGTATGCGAAATCTCTTCGCGCGCTGTTGGGTCTATGGTACTGATATTCCGCGGATGGCAGCTTCACATGGGGGATTGAGATGACATGTACGTCGCCCGTCTCACCAATCCACGCCGCCTTCCCAATACTGACGTGCCCCTGCGAATAGACTGTACTCCCTacctcctcaacctcggcctTACGAAGAGCAATACCTCGCTGGTGTGGATCGCGGGGCCGCTGTCTGGGCTGTTGGTGCAGcccatcgtcggcgccatcgccgacgagtCCAAGTCGAAATGGGGCAGGCGGCGACCCTTCATCGTTATGGGTTCCATCATTGTCGCCTTCAGCTTACTGACGCTAGGGTTCACCAAGGAGATCGTGGCGCTCTTCGTAACGGACAAGGAGACCGCCCGGGTCTTGACCATCACCCTCGCAGTCCTGGCGATTTACGTCGTCGACTTTGCCATCAACGCCGGTGAGTGTGGCCTTGTCTTTGTCAGACATCTTGCGAGGTTCGGTAGCTAAGCCGGTCCAGTCATGTCTTGCGCGAGGAGCCTAATCGTCGACACGCTGCCGatcgagaagcagcagacCGGCGCCGCATGGTGTAAGTGAAGCCCGGACCCGTCTCCGTTGGTTGCATCGCTAATCCCTACAAAGCTAGTAGGATGTCCGCCATTGGACACATGTTGGGCTAtggagccggcgccgtcgacctggtcgGCACCTTTGGCACGACCATGGGCGACTCACAGTTCAAGCAGCTCACCCTGATGGCGACCTTCCTCATggtcttctcctcgggcgtcACCTGCTGGGCCGTCACCGAGCGGGTCCTGGTCTCGACGAGGCACGACCCCCGCAGAGCCACAGGCCGGTTCAAGGTGTTCCGCCAGATTTGGTCGACGCTACTCCATCTCCCGCCTCGGATCCAGGCTATCTGCTGGGCCCAGTTCTGGTCCTGGATCGGCTGGTTCCCGTTCCTGTTCTATAGCACCACGTGGGTTGGCGAGACGTACTTCCGCTACGATGCTCCCGCCGAGGGGAAAGACTCCAAAGGCGCCCTCGGAGACATCGGTCGCATCGGCAGCTTGGCGCTCGTCATTTACTCGACCATcaccttcctcggcgcctggctcctccccctcgtcgTGAAGTCGCCCGACGATGACAACTTCACGGCGCGTCCGCCGCAGGCTATCGCCCCGTTCCTGGATAGGTTCAACAAGAACAAGCCGGACCTCATGACGGCCTGGATCTGCGGCCACCTCATGTTCGCGGCGGCCATGTTCCTGGCCCCCTTCGCCCAGAGCTTCCGCTTCGCAACGTTCCTCGTTGCCTTCTGCGGCCTGTCCTGGACCATCGCCATGTGGGCACCTACGGCCTTCCTCGGTGTTGAGGTCAACAAGCTGAGCGGCGcccgcgagggcggcccgGCATCGTACCGCCGCCTCTCCCACGAGTCCAACATCGAGCTCCCGACACTGGGCCAGGACCAGCCGCTGCATCTTGAGCACGGGccggacgagggcggcgagccgacgacgtcgtcgacgggcgaGCTCTCGGGCATCTACTTTGGCATCCTTAACATCTACACCACGCTACCGCAGTTCATCGGCACCTTCATCAGCACCATCGTCTTCACCATTCTGGAGCCCGGCAAGAGCCCGGAGCTCTCGGACGCGCCTGAGGAAGAGCACCACAGCACCGACGGCCCCAACGCTATCGCCGTTTGTCTCTTCATCGGTGCCATGTGCGCCGTGGTGGCGGCGTTCGTAACACGGAAGTTAAAATATTTATGACATGATTCAGAGGTCGGGACCAGTAGTAGCGGTAGTAGTCGAGCACTGCTGTACGAGCGGCACGTGGGCATAAATCGGCGTTccgggagagggaggaagggggcgcACCTTATTTGAGGTTTGTACGTTCATGAAAATGACTTGCCATGGTTTTGC
The DNA window shown above is from Colletotrichum destructivum chromosome 2, complete sequence and carries:
- a CDS encoding Putative MFS transporter superfamily codes for the protein MALTSSSSTSQASSCPPSPPPQRYYHTSPPSLSDDLYGKPTPIRTPSKSFSSRANSTELDDRAAVTTVRKPPQAHREGDTKPSGPYNFASRRTDHCDSDDECDEHDRAEDDALVLEDPVAGMSSWAGQPSIRGSSEAMRMVLLTFNTLGITFTWGIEMTYCTPYLLNLGLTKSNTSLVWIAGPLSGLLVQPIVGAIADESKSKWGRRRPFIVMGSIIVAFSLLTLGFTKEIVALFVTDKETARVLTITLAVLAIYVVDFAINAVMSCARSLIVDTLPIEKQQTGAAWSSRMSAIGHMLGYGAGAVDLVGTFGTTMGDSQFKQLTLMATFLMVFSSGVTCWAVTERVLVSTRHDPRRATGRFKVFRQIWSTLLHLPPRIQAICWAQFWSWIGWFPFLFYSTTWVGETYFRYDAPAEGKDSKGALGDIGRIGSLALVIYSTITFLGAWLLPLVVKSPDDDNFTARPPQAIAPFLDRFNKNKPDLMTAWICGHLMFAAAMFLAPFAQSFRFATFLVAFCGLSWTIAMWAPTAFLGVEVNKLSGAREGGPASYRRLSHESNIELPTLGQDQPLHLEHGPDEGGEPTTSSTGELSGIYFGILNIYTTLPQFIGTFISTIVFTILEPGKSPELSDAPEEEHHSTDGPNAIAVCLFIGAMCAVVAAFVTRKLKYL